Proteins from a single region of Aureibacter tunicatorum:
- a CDS encoding ribonucleoside-diphosphate reductase subunit alpha, producing MFVVKRDGRRESVKFDKVTARIEKLCYGLNTDFVDPLDVAKKVITGIYDGVTTIELDNLAAETAASMTTIHPDFAKLAARIAVSNLHKVTSKSFSNTMKRLYTYVDPKTGENAPLISKETYKVVKENAATLDSSIIYDRDFSYDYFGFKTLERSYLLKLDGKVVERPQHMLMRVAVGIHGEDIESAVETYNLLSEKWFTHATPTLFNAGTPKPQLSSCFLLTMKDDSIDGIYDTLKQCAKISQSAGGIGLSIHNVRAKGSYIKGTNGVSNGIVPMLRNFDMTARYVDQGGGKRKGSFAMYLEPWHADVFEFLDLKKNHGKEELRARDLFYALWIPDLFMKRVQDNEEWSLFCPNETKNLCDVHGEEFEKLYEKYEREGRARKVVKAQDLWFKILESQIETGTPYMLYKDHANSKSNQQNLGTIRSSNLCCEIIEYTAPDEVAVCNLASLALPKFVDENGRFDHQKLYEVTKVVTRNLNKIIDVNYYPVAEAEKSNKRHRPIGLGVQGLADVFIMLRMPFDSPEAKQLNKEIFETMYFGAMTASKELAQEQGTYETYEGSPTSKGIFQFDMWGVTPDSGRWNWDELKSEVIKHGVRNSLLVAPMPTASTSQILGNNECFEPYTSNIYTRRTLSGEFIVVNKHLLKDLIEAGVWNEQMRHKLLEANGSIQHISGIPENLKEIYRTVWEISQKSILEMAADRGAYICQSQSLNVHMKDPNFGKLTSMHFYAWKAGLKTGMYYLRTKAAADAIKFTVDKAAVNDKIPTNTEEQNQADMACSLDNPDDCIACSG from the coding sequence ATGTTTGTAGTTAAAAGAGACGGCAGACGCGAGTCTGTTAAATTTGATAAGGTGACTGCCCGCATAGAAAAACTATGCTATGGCTTGAACACTGATTTTGTGGATCCTTTGGATGTTGCTAAAAAAGTGATTACAGGGATTTACGATGGTGTTACAACTATCGAATTGGATAATTTGGCGGCTGAAACAGCAGCGTCAATGACGACGATACATCCTGATTTTGCTAAATTGGCGGCTCGTATAGCAGTGTCAAACCTTCATAAGGTGACCAGCAAGTCATTTTCAAATACAATGAAAAGGCTTTACACTTATGTGGATCCTAAAACAGGTGAAAACGCGCCATTGATATCAAAGGAAACGTATAAAGTAGTGAAAGAAAATGCAGCTACTTTGGATTCCAGTATTATCTATGATCGTGATTTTAGCTATGATTACTTTGGGTTCAAAACATTGGAAAGATCTTACTTGCTGAAACTTGATGGCAAAGTAGTCGAAAGACCTCAACATATGTTGATGAGGGTCGCTGTGGGAATTCACGGTGAGGATATTGAGTCTGCGGTAGAGACATATAATTTGCTCTCTGAGAAATGGTTCACGCATGCTACGCCTACTCTCTTCAATGCAGGTACTCCAAAACCGCAGTTAAGCAGTTGTTTTCTATTGACAATGAAGGATGACAGCATCGATGGTATTTATGATACGTTGAAGCAGTGCGCTAAAATATCCCAGTCAGCAGGTGGAATTGGTTTGAGCATACATAATGTGAGAGCTAAAGGTTCGTATATCAAGGGTACAAATGGAGTCTCGAATGGTATTGTGCCGATGTTGAGAAATTTTGACATGACAGCTCGTTATGTTGATCAAGGTGGAGGAAAGAGAAAAGGAAGCTTCGCTATGTATCTAGAGCCTTGGCATGCGGATGTGTTCGAATTTCTTGACCTGAAAAAGAATCATGGTAAGGAAGAGTTAAGAGCTAGGGATTTATTCTACGCACTATGGATTCCAGACTTGTTCATGAAAAGGGTGCAGGACAACGAAGAGTGGTCTTTGTTCTGTCCTAATGAAACGAAAAACCTTTGCGATGTTCATGGCGAAGAGTTTGAAAAACTTTACGAAAAGTACGAAAGAGAAGGCAGAGCTAGAAAAGTAGTGAAAGCTCAAGACCTTTGGTTTAAAATATTAGAGTCGCAGATTGAAACAGGCACGCCTTATATGCTTTATAAGGACCATGCCAATAGCAAGTCCAACCAGCAAAATCTAGGAACAATCAGGTCATCGAACCTTTGTTGCGAGATCATTGAATATACTGCCCCTGATGAAGTTGCGGTTTGTAACTTGGCTTCATTGGCATTGCCTAAGTTTGTTGACGAGAATGGCAGGTTTGATCACCAAAAGCTTTATGAGGTTACTAAAGTTGTTACTCGCAACTTGAATAAGATTATTGATGTCAATTATTACCCTGTTGCGGAGGCTGAAAAGTCGAATAAAAGACATCGTCCGATTGGTTTGGGAGTGCAAGGTTTGGCGGATGTGTTCATCATGTTGAGAATGCCTTTTGACTCGCCTGAAGCTAAGCAACTGAATAAAGAGATATTTGAGACGATGTACTTTGGAGCGATGACTGCTTCCAAGGAATTGGCTCAAGAGCAGGGCACATACGAAACTTATGAGGGCTCGCCTACGTCGAAAGGAATTTTCCAGTTTGACATGTGGGGGGTAACGCCTGATTCGGGAAGATGGAATTGGGATGAGTTGAAAAGCGAAGTTATTAAGCATGGAGTTAGAAATTCATTATTGGTTGCGCCAATGCCGACAGCTTCGACTTCGCAAATATTAGGAAACAATGAGTGCTTTGAGCCTTACACATCCAATATTTATACAAGAAGAACTCTAAGCGGCGAGTTTATCGTTGTGAATAAGCATTTGCTGAAAGACTTGATAGAAGCCGGAGTTTGGAATGAGCAAATGAGGCATAAGTTGTTGGAAGCAAATGGCTCTATACAACACATTTCGGGTATTCCTGAAAACTTGAAGGAAATCTACAGAACTGTTTGGGAGATTTCTCAGAAGAGTATTTTGGAAATGGCCGCGGATAGAGGGGCTTATATTTGCCAAAGTCAGAGCCTTAATGTTCATATGAAAGACCCTAATTTTGGGAAACTAACTTCGATGCACTTTTATGCATGGAAAGCAGGTTTGAAGACAGGAATGTACTACTTGAGAACAAAAGCAGCTGCTGACGCTATCAAATTCACAGTGGATAAAGCGGCTGTAAACGATAAAATACCAACAAATACTGAGGAGCAAAATCAAGCGGATATGGCTTGCTCTTTGGACAATCCGGATGATTGCATCGCATGCAGCGGATAA
- a CDS encoding DinB family protein, which translates to MQNANIKIWKTNRKNLINNLEDLTVKELNHTPKGFNNNIIWNVGHALVSQQALIYSTSNLPMHISNELFNLFKSGTKPESELNAKDIALIKFKLTETMEITEKDLGSNIFKNFKSKTTRTGFHLGSLDDAISFNNYHEGIHYGLIMSIRKFI; encoded by the coding sequence ATGCAAAACGCCAACATAAAAATTTGGAAAACAAACAGGAAGAACCTTATTAATAACCTTGAGGATCTCACAGTCAAAGAACTGAATCATACACCAAAAGGATTCAACAACAATATCATATGGAATGTCGGACATGCTTTAGTCTCTCAGCAAGCTTTAATCTACAGTACTTCAAACCTTCCAATGCATATATCCAACGAACTTTTCAACTTGTTCAAATCAGGAACAAAACCTGAGTCGGAACTCAATGCTAAAGACATAGCACTCATCAAGTTCAAACTCACAGAAACCATGGAAATCACTGAAAAAGACCTAGGTTCTAATATTTTCAAGAATTTCAAATCTAAAACTACCCGAACTGGATTCCACTTAGGGTCATTGGATGATGCAATCTCTTTTAATAATTATCACGAAGGAATACATTATGGACTAATCATGAGTATTCGGAAATTCATATAA
- a CDS encoding HPP family protein, producing the protein MKNYLAKFVTTEKSPNPLSFNISLFSGIGGFIAIATVAFITANSNIPLIMAPFGATCVLAFGVPDSPLAQPRNIIGGHLISTLIGLICLYLFGNEWYSLAIGVGAAIAIMQLSGTTHPPAGADPLLVIMGGCTWEFIINPVFSGAIIITAIACLFNNMDKVRKYPKYWI; encoded by the coding sequence ATGAAAAATTACTTAGCAAAATTCGTCACTACAGAAAAGAGCCCAAATCCATTAAGTTTCAACATATCCCTATTCTCCGGCATCGGAGGATTCATAGCCATAGCAACAGTGGCTTTCATAACTGCCAACTCAAACATTCCTCTCATCATGGCTCCATTTGGCGCAACTTGCGTTCTTGCTTTTGGAGTACCTGACAGTCCTTTAGCTCAACCCCGCAATATTATTGGCGGACACTTAATATCCACACTTATTGGCTTGATTTGCTTATATCTCTTTGGGAACGAATGGTATTCATTGGCTATTGGAGTTGGAGCGGCTATCGCTATTATGCAATTAAGCGGAACAACCCACCCGCCCGCGGGAGCGGATCCATTGCTTGTCATTATGGGAGGTTGCACATGGGAATTCATAATAAACCCTGTCTTCTCCGGAGCGATAATAATAACAGCAATCGCATGCCTATTCAACAACATGGATAAGGTCCGAAAATACCCCAAATACTGGATTTAA
- a CDS encoding S46 family peptidase, with protein sequence MIKKILTLFMLAMVSFSSFADEGMWLPIHVERLYNKDLKKLGLKLSPEEIYSVNHSSLKDAIVSLGGFCTGEIISEEGLMLTNHHCAFGSIQHHSSVEHDYLTDGFWAKSKSDELPNEGLYARFLVRMENVTHKILDKVNNQMSEDERAGIISEEMKKLTDEATEGTHYDAQVKPFLEGNEYYLFVYETYNDVRLVGAPPSSIGKFGGDTDNWQWPRHTGDFSLFRVYMSPDGKPAEYSPDNIPLKPKHHLPISLKGVHEGDFAMIMGFPGSTDRYLSSYGIQLALDVSNKTMIEILQTELETWKKHMNADPEVRIKYASKYASLSNYWKYLIGQTKGLKRLNVHQKKEHLEKDFRNWYNAKPSREAEYGQTLEDIKVAYDTLRKYQVPFSFARFMPRLMGIVGNASQYKGLNDMLNKDSIDNQAIAAVCKELKVEAMEYFKNYDAKTDEAAFVNLAELYSRRVKPEYTPDFFVAVKEEWPEKKNRKDFEKLGKEIYANSIFCSEEKLQKFLDNPEKGVISGDPAFIVFEELLSTVMKLAPSYQMTTATLEKSNRVFLKGLMEMNPEKDFYSNANSTMRFTYGTVGSYDPADAIHYDYITTLKGVIEKEDASNPEFVVPPKLKELYEKKDYGIYADKNGTMPIAFLSNNDITGGNSGSPVINGDGELIGTAFDGNWEAMSGDIAFEPELQRTISVDIRYTLFIIDKFAGAGYLIDEMTLVTADSHEKESKNGKKKKKKKHKK encoded by the coding sequence ATGATCAAAAAAATACTAACGCTTTTCATGCTTGCTATGGTTAGCTTCTCTTCATTCGCTGATGAAGGAATGTGGCTTCCTATACATGTGGAAAGGCTGTATAATAAAGACTTAAAAAAGCTAGGGCTTAAATTATCTCCAGAAGAAATTTATAGCGTAAATCACTCAAGCCTCAAAGACGCGATTGTATCATTGGGAGGTTTCTGCACAGGAGAAATTATTTCCGAAGAAGGCCTTATGCTGACAAACCACCATTGCGCTTTTGGTTCTATCCAGCATCACAGTTCGGTGGAACATGATTACCTGACTGATGGTTTTTGGGCAAAATCCAAAAGCGATGAACTTCCAAATGAAGGTTTGTATGCCAGATTTTTAGTTCGTATGGAAAATGTTACTCATAAGATTCTTGACAAAGTCAACAATCAAATGTCTGAAGACGAGCGAGCTGGCATAATTTCAGAAGAAATGAAAAAGCTTACGGACGAAGCTACCGAAGGAACTCATTATGACGCTCAAGTTAAGCCTTTTCTTGAGGGAAATGAATACTACCTTTTTGTATACGAGACATACAATGATGTTAGACTTGTGGGCGCCCCCCCTTCATCCATAGGCAAATTCGGAGGCGACACCGACAATTGGCAATGGCCTAGACATACGGGAGACTTTTCATTATTCAGAGTGTATATGAGCCCGGACGGGAAGCCTGCAGAATACTCTCCGGACAATATTCCGCTTAAGCCTAAACATCACCTGCCAATTTCATTGAAAGGTGTGCATGAAGGGGATTTCGCCATGATCATGGGCTTTCCCGGAAGCACTGACAGATATTTAAGTTCTTACGGCATTCAGCTTGCTCTTGACGTTTCGAATAAAACCATGATTGAAATCCTTCAGACGGAGTTGGAAACATGGAAAAAACATATGAATGCGGACCCTGAAGTTCGAATCAAATATGCTTCAAAATACGCCAGCTTAAGCAATTACTGGAAATACTTGATCGGACAAACAAAAGGCCTCAAAAGACTGAACGTGCATCAAAAGAAAGAACATCTGGAAAAAGATTTCAGAAACTGGTACAATGCCAAACCTTCCAGAGAAGCAGAGTACGGGCAAACACTTGAAGACATCAAAGTTGCTTACGACACCCTCAGAAAATATCAAGTTCCTTTTTCTTTCGCTAGATTCATGCCTAGGCTTATGGGCATTGTTGGCAATGCGTCTCAATACAAAGGGCTCAATGACATGCTCAACAAAGACTCTATTGACAATCAAGCTATAGCTGCGGTTTGCAAAGAGCTTAAAGTGGAAGCAATGGAGTACTTCAAAAATTATGATGCTAAAACCGATGAGGCTGCATTTGTAAACCTTGCGGAATTATATAGCAGGCGTGTAAAACCTGAGTACACACCTGATTTCTTTGTTGCCGTAAAAGAAGAATGGCCTGAAAAGAAAAACAGAAAAGATTTTGAGAAACTTGGCAAAGAAATATATGCCAACTCAATATTCTGCTCGGAAGAAAAACTTCAAAAGTTCTTGGACAATCCTGAAAAAGGCGTCATTTCGGGAGACCCCGCTTTTATTGTTTTTGAAGAATTATTAAGTACAGTAATGAAACTTGCTCCGTCATACCAAATGACTACAGCAACGCTTGAAAAAAGCAATAGAGTATTTTTGAAAGGTCTTATGGAAATGAATCCTGAAAAAGATTTCTACTCCAATGCCAACTCAACGATGAGATTCACTTACGGAACAGTAGGTTCATATGACCCTGCTGACGCTATTCATTACGATTATATCACGACACTGAAAGGTGTCATCGAAAAAGAAGACGCTTCAAACCCTGAATTTGTCGTTCCTCCTAAACTTAAAGAGCTTTACGAGAAAAAAGATTACGGCATTTATGCGGATAAAAACGGCACTATGCCAATCGCCTTTCTAAGCAATAATGACATTACAGGTGGCAATTCAGGCTCTCCTGTTATCAATGGAGATGGCGAACTAATAGGAACTGCATTTGACGGCAACTGGGAAGCAATGAGCGGAGACATCGCATTCGAACCTGAGTTGCAAAGAACGATTAGTGTTGACATCAGATACACGCTATTCATAATAGACAAATTTGCCGGAGCTGGTTATTTGATAGATGAGATGACATTAGTCACTGCCGATTCGCATGAAAAAGAATCAAAAAACGGTAAAAAGAAAAAGAAGAAGAAACACAAAAAATAA
- a CDS encoding BamA/TamA family outer membrane protein, translated as MKYSILFFSFLCLCITFYSHGQSLEDSTTIDQIIILGNRKTKPQVILNELGIKKGQKIPNSAMEKSLETASKRLINTQLFQSASIMEDPLSPGVSDLIIRVKERWYIYPLPIFSLGDRNFNDWIENQGASFQRVNFGLNLRHQNFRGYNEKVNLILQFGFTHRYKLSYYKPYLNKKGNLSLDTDIEYQNRRNIAYQTVDRRQVFIEGENRRLLQSFKASVGLNLRKDLDTKHGVYIFGEHVQVQDTIISLNPNFLSGNNRQMKYFGINYNFQKDKRDIRYYPISGYFLLLSASQSGIGIFNELSQTEISGQLKKYFKINQSYSYSFELGGYYTFQHDQPYYLRKGIGFNPLIMRGFEKYVVQGPTQALLKNDFRWLLLSKSFQQDYVDLYEFEDFFFDLYFKIIFDVGYVQAFEGEKSDLNDKILYSGGVGVDFVTWYDIVIGTAVTYNSLSEFNWSLNVKASF; from the coding sequence ATGAAATACTCGATACTCTTCTTCTCTTTTCTTTGCCTTTGCATTACTTTCTATTCTCATGGACAAAGCCTTGAAGACTCGACAACTATTGACCAAATCATCATACTTGGCAATAGAAAAACCAAACCCCAAGTCATTCTTAATGAACTAGGGATAAAGAAAGGTCAAAAGATACCCAACAGCGCCATGGAAAAAAGCTTGGAGACGGCAAGTAAAAGGCTTATCAATACCCAACTATTCCAATCCGCAAGTATCATGGAAGATCCTTTGAGTCCGGGTGTCTCGGATTTAATCATTCGAGTAAAAGAAAGGTGGTATATTTATCCCTTGCCTATCTTTTCGCTGGGTGATAGAAACTTCAACGACTGGATTGAAAATCAAGGAGCGAGTTTTCAACGTGTAAATTTCGGGCTGAATCTTAGACATCAAAATTTTAGAGGTTATAACGAAAAAGTAAACTTGATCCTCCAATTTGGCTTTACACATCGCTACAAGCTTAGCTATTACAAACCATACCTTAATAAAAAAGGAAATCTAAGCTTGGATACAGATATTGAATATCAAAATCGAAGAAATATAGCCTATCAAACTGTTGACAGAAGACAAGTATTCATCGAGGGAGAAAACAGAAGGCTGCTTCAATCATTCAAAGCCAGCGTTGGATTGAATCTTAGAAAGGATCTCGACACAAAGCACGGGGTTTATATATTTGGAGAGCATGTCCAAGTTCAAGACACTATCATTTCATTGAACCCTAATTTCTTAAGCGGTAATAATCGGCAGATGAAATATTTTGGCATCAACTACAACTTTCAAAAAGATAAAAGAGACATCCGGTACTATCCAATATCAGGATATTTTCTATTGCTCTCCGCTTCGCAATCTGGAATAGGCATTTTCAATGAATTGAGCCAGACAGAAATATCAGGACAATTAAAAAAGTATTTCAAAATCAATCAATCATACTCTTACAGCTTCGAGCTCGGAGGCTATTACACATTCCAGCATGACCAACCTTATTACTTAAGAAAGGGAATTGGTTTCAATCCACTCATCATGAGAGGCTTTGAAAAATATGTAGTCCAGGGACCAACACAAGCTCTCTTGAAAAACGACTTTCGTTGGCTCTTGTTAAGCAAATCGTTCCAACAAGACTATGTTGACTTATATGAATTTGAAGACTTTTTCTTTGATTTATATTTCAAAATAATTTTTGATGTTGGTTATGTTCAAGCTTTCGAAGGAGAAAAAAGCGACCTTAACGACAAAATTCTCTACAGCGGAGGAGTTGGAGTAGACTTTGTTACTTGGTATGATATCGTCATAGGAACAGCTGTCACTTACAACTCTCTGTCCGAATTTAACTGGAGTCTTAATGTCAAAGCCAGTTTTTAA
- a CDS encoding prolipoprotein diacylglyceryl transferase, whose translation MIDILNYILWYPSPEIFPNSGINVRWYGLLFASGFIIGQYIINKIYLTEGKTEKDAERLTIYVLVSTVIGARLGHVLFYEPDKYLANPIDILKIWEGGLASHGAAIAIIFGIWLYSKYNVRLGKIGIRLEKHHRKDLSFLWVIDRVVICVALGGALIRTGNFVNSEIIGKPTHTDSGVVFARDAVEAFEYGNKSIEKISFERQKVSSGENVENGVPMTLEIVFKKGIIDESSIKAYALGPLSNYLKNSKYVTEHVYIPKDSTLNFKLSTQRNITTLTADVIGIPRYPAQLFEALSCIVMFIILLAIWIKKKQDTPRGLLLGIFLIIIFGLRFVYEFYKENQVDFEADIPLNMGQWLSIPLVIAGLIFIFRAKK comes from the coding sequence ATGATCGATATACTCAACTACATTTTGTGGTATCCTTCTCCTGAGATTTTCCCCAACTCAGGAATCAACGTAAGATGGTACGGCCTACTCTTCGCTTCAGGCTTCATCATAGGGCAATACATCATCAATAAAATTTACCTCACTGAGGGAAAAACTGAAAAAGACGCCGAAAGACTTACAATATATGTTTTAGTATCCACTGTGATCGGGGCAAGACTAGGGCATGTTCTTTTTTACGAGCCTGACAAATATCTTGCTAACCCGATTGATATTCTGAAAATTTGGGAAGGAGGGCTAGCCAGCCATGGAGCTGCAATAGCAATCATTTTTGGTATTTGGCTATACTCGAAATACAATGTCAGACTTGGAAAAATTGGCATTAGGCTTGAAAAGCATCATCGAAAAGATTTATCTTTTCTTTGGGTAATCGACAGAGTTGTAATCTGTGTCGCGCTCGGTGGAGCACTTATTAGAACCGGCAATTTCGTCAATTCTGAGATCATCGGAAAACCAACGCATACGGACTCTGGTGTTGTTTTCGCCAGAGATGCGGTCGAAGCATTTGAATATGGCAATAAAAGCATTGAGAAGATCTCCTTTGAAAGACAAAAAGTAAGCTCGGGCGAAAACGTTGAAAATGGCGTTCCAATGACGCTAGAAATTGTTTTCAAAAAAGGAATCATTGATGAAAGCAGTATAAAAGCCTACGCGCTTGGTCCATTAAGCAACTATCTCAAAAACTCGAAATACGTAACAGAGCATGTCTATATCCCTAAGGATTCCACGTTAAACTTCAAACTTTCAACCCAAAGAAATATCACGACGCTTACCGCTGATGTCATAGGAATACCAAGGTACCCTGCTCAGCTTTTTGAAGCGCTTTCGTGTATTGTCATGTTTATCATTCTTTTGGCTATTTGGATCAAAAAGAAACAAGATACTCCAAGAGGATTGCTGTTGGGAATTTTCCTAATCATCATATTCGGACTAAGATTCGTTTATGAATTCTATAAGGAAAACCAAGTGGATTTCGAGGCTGATATTCCTCTTAATATGGGACAATGGCTAAGTATTCCGCTAGTTATTGCTGGACTGATCTTTATATTCAGAGCTAAAAAATAA